In Legionella lytica, one genomic interval encodes:
- a CDS encoding DUF4160 domain-containing protein, protein MPTISAFYGILIQMFWGDHAPPHFHALYAEYEVLIDIHTLEVIRGSMPRRALALVLEWAFAHRAELLEDWTLCEQNQSPKKISPLE, encoded by the coding sequence ATGCCAACAATTAGTGCATTTTATGGAATACTGATTCAAATGTTTTGGGGTGATCATGCGCCACCTCACTTTCATGCCTTATATGCAGAATATGAAGTGCTCATTGATATACATACACTTGAAGTAATTAGGGGCTCTATGCCTCGTCGAGCATTGGCTTTAGTATTGGAATGGGCATTTGCACACCGCGCAGAGTTACTTGAGGATTGGACATTATGCGAACAAAATCAGTCACCAAAGAAAATATCGCCCCTGGAATAG
- a CDS encoding DUF2442 domain-containing protein, with protein MRTKSVTKENIAPGIVCTAPWRLTKVKPLQNYEIEVEFNDGTHGFVEMITLIMSERAGIFAALKDRDVFNQAHLEYGVLTWPGEIDLAPDAMHDAIKQKGRWVLS; from the coding sequence ATGCGAACAAAATCAGTCACCAAAGAAAATATCGCCCCTGGAATAGTATGCACTGCTCCTTGGCGTTTAACAAAAGTAAAACCACTACAAAATTATGAAATTGAAGTCGAATTCAATGATGGCACACATGGTTTTGTTGAAATGATTACATTAATAATGAGTGAGCGAGCGGGCATTTTTGCTGCACTTAAAGATAGAGACGTCTTTAATCAAGCCCATCTTGAATATGGGGTATTAACTTGGCCTGGAGAAATTGACTTAGCACCAGATGCGATGCACGATGCAATCAAACAAAAGGGTCGCTGGGTTTTATCATAG
- a CDS encoding recombinase family protein translates to MLVGYARVSTIDQNLELQLSALKEVGCEKLYQDHISGTKANRPGLDLALEVLRKNDTLVVWKLDRLGRTVKGLIDLVNHLHQKEIHFKSITDNVDTSTPAGRFFFHVMASLAQMERELMAERTKAGLAAAKAKGRVGGRKRKMTQSKIESAKQLLSSGSLPRDVAQNLGISIPTLYRWIPASNQG, encoded by the coding sequence ATGTTGGTTGGTTATGCGCGTGTTTCAACAATTGATCAAAATCTGGAACTTCAACTTTCTGCATTGAAGGAAGTGGGCTGTGAGAAGCTATATCAAGATCACATATCAGGAACCAAAGCAAATCGCCCAGGTCTCGATCTAGCTCTTGAAGTATTGAGAAAAAATGACACTTTGGTTGTTTGGAAATTAGATCGATTAGGACGAACTGTTAAAGGATTGATTGACTTAGTTAATCATTTGCATCAGAAAGAAATCCACTTTAAAAGCATTACCGATAATGTCGATACGTCCACACCAGCAGGCCGTTTCTTTTTTCATGTTATGGCAAGCCTTGCACAAATGGAACGTGAATTAATGGCCGAACGAACTAAAGCGGGCTTAGCTGCTGCGAAAGCAAAAGGTAGAGTTGGTGGTCGTAAACGAAAAATGACTCAAAGCAAAATTGAGTCGGCTAAACAATTACTGTCTTCTGGCTCGTTACCTCGGGATGTTGCACAAAATCTTGGGATATCTATACCAACTTTGTATCGATGGATACCTGCTTCTAACCAGGGATAG
- a CDS encoding alpha/beta hydrolase encodes MPEPIAYIYRQARDSKGKINADALGSLIPKDTVEETMEGDRILYIHQPPSTETQPGVLILMDGEQEMRPGDSVKSTPAILDELCKKKQISPQVTVYIPAPEDRIGEYACNKEFADFLSNKLVPLLQEPPFGCSKRREQTTIGGTSFGGLAATHAALTNPETFGNVLSQSGAFWWNKDWKGFDKFEEWGKAAKTSILETTKQATAMAWLSKIPHKDGLPIKFYLSGGEIEEGKTPSLNGESFPGAITLNKGLSLQLAERGHIVKTEIKRGDHNYDSWQADKPTALRTLLPKPTPQLISEKEKTNQYRDHVREMRRPEPGYMAPTESSKAKEREKFSPLHTTPKPWK; translated from the coding sequence ATGCCTGAACCTATTGCCTATATATATAGACAAGCTCGCGACTCCAAGGGGAAGATTAATGCTGATGCTTTGGGTAGTCTGATACCTAAAGACACGGTGGAAGAAACAATGGAAGGTGATCGCATTCTTTATATTCATCAGCCACCCTCTACTGAAACTCAACCAGGAGTTTTAATACTCATGGATGGCGAACAAGAAATGCGGCCAGGGGATTCTGTTAAATCTACCCCTGCAATTTTAGATGAGTTGTGTAAAAAGAAACAAATATCTCCACAAGTCACTGTATATATTCCTGCACCGGAGGATAGGATAGGTGAGTACGCTTGTAATAAAGAATTCGCTGATTTTTTAAGTAATAAACTTGTCCCTCTGCTTCAAGAACCTCCATTTGGATGTAGTAAACGCCGAGAACAAACAACAATAGGTGGCACCAGCTTTGGTGGGCTTGCAGCAACACATGCTGCACTTACAAATCCTGAAACATTTGGTAATGTTCTTTCTCAATCAGGTGCTTTCTGGTGGAATAAAGATTGGAAAGGATTTGATAAATTTGAGGAGTGGGGAAAGGCAGCCAAAACATCAATACTTGAAACAACTAAACAAGCAACGGCGATGGCGTGGTTGAGTAAAATACCTCATAAAGATGGCTTGCCAATAAAATTTTATCTAAGTGGTGGTGAAATTGAGGAAGGTAAAACTCCTAGTTTAAATGGTGAATCATTCCCTGGAGCAATTACATTAAACAAGGGGTTGAGTTTACAGTTAGCCGAACGTGGACATATTGTAAAAACAGAAATTAAAAGAGGAGACCATAATTACGACTCTTGGCAAGCTGATAAACCAACGGCGTTGCGAACGTTGCTCCCTAAACCAACACCACAGTTAATATCCGAGAAAGAAAAAACAAACCAATATAGAGATCATGTTAGAGAAATGAGGCGACCTGAGCCAGGATATATGGCACCTACAGAGTCATCTAAGGCAAAAGAAAGAGAAAAATTTAGTCCTTTGCACACAACACCAAAACCATGGAAATAA
- a CDS encoding inorganic phosphate transporter — translation MDHTTALTLVVIFAAFCFDFINGFHDAANSIATIVTTKVLSPRQAVLWAAFFNFIAFLVFNLTVAKTIGQELIDPQIVDSHVILAALLGAIFWNLVTWYYGLPSSSSHALIGGLAGAAIAKSGFTSLKILGFTKVIAGIFISPMLGLIVGLLITYSLKKFFPHQRTKGMKRLFSGFQLCTSALLSLTHGSNDAQKTMGIIAILLFSNAWLEGPFYVPLWVVISCQAVISLGTLCGGWRIVHTMGTKITRLNAMRGCSAECGAAISLFIATHFGVPVSTTHTVTGAITGVGLTHGFKGAHWNVIRRIFFSWLLTIPAAGAVAAALILQGV, via the coding sequence ATGGATCATACCACCGCTCTTACGCTCGTCGTAATTTTTGCTGCATTTTGCTTTGACTTTATCAATGGCTTCCACGATGCGGCAAACTCAATAGCAACTATTGTGACAACCAAAGTGCTGAGCCCTCGGCAAGCGGTTCTGTGGGCTGCATTTTTTAACTTTATTGCCTTCTTAGTATTTAATTTAACGGTGGCAAAAACCATTGGTCAAGAGTTGATTGATCCTCAAATTGTTGATTCACATGTAATTTTAGCAGCCTTACTTGGAGCTATATTTTGGAATTTAGTCACCTGGTATTATGGCCTTCCCTCAAGTTCCTCCCATGCCCTTATCGGTGGCCTGGCAGGAGCGGCTATTGCCAAAAGCGGTTTTACTTCATTAAAAATACTCGGCTTTACTAAGGTCATTGCGGGTATATTTATTTCCCCAATGCTAGGTTTAATAGTGGGGCTGCTGATTACTTACAGTTTGAAAAAATTTTTCCCACACCAACGCACAAAAGGTATGAAACGACTGTTTAGTGGATTCCAACTGTGTACCTCAGCCTTACTCAGTTTGACTCATGGCAGTAACGATGCTCAAAAAACCATGGGCATTATAGCCATACTATTATTTTCAAACGCTTGGCTTGAAGGCCCTTTTTATGTTCCCTTGTGGGTAGTCATTTCATGTCAGGCAGTAATTAGCCTGGGCACATTGTGTGGAGGATGGCGCATTGTCCATACCATGGGTACTAAAATTACCCGTCTAAATGCCATGAGAGGCTGTTCTGCAGAATGTGGGGCCGCAATTTCCTTATTCATCGCCACTCATTTTGGGGTGCCTGTATCCACGACCCATACCGTAACCGGGGCCATAACCGGCGTAGGCCTAACCCACGGATTCAAGGGAGCTCATTGGAACGTGATACGCCGGATTTTCTTTTCCTGGTTATTGACTATCCCTGCCGCGGGGGCAGTTGCGGCTGCATTGATATTGCAAGGGGTATAG
- the coq7 gene encoding 2-polyprenyl-3-methyl-6-methoxy-1,4-benzoquinone monooxygenase codes for MRTISFIDALISEVDTALRTILPPNKRVSTRYSPAAEIEDTPLSLREKKHVAGLMRVNHAGEVCAQALYQGQALTAQLTHIKQQMSDAAAEEVDHLAWCEERLYELGSKPSLLNPIWYSGSILLGALAGFAGDKVSLGFVAETERQVTAHLKNHLQKLPVHDKKSQAILKQMQVDEEQHAKTAIESGGIELPIPIKQMMSLVSKLMTHSSYHI; via the coding sequence ATGCGCACTATAAGCTTTATTGATGCCCTAATATCTGAAGTAGACACCGCGCTACGCACAATATTACCTCCTAACAAACGGGTCAGTACTCGATATTCTCCAGCAGCGGAAATTGAAGACACGCCATTAAGTTTGCGCGAAAAAAAACATGTCGCGGGTTTAATGCGGGTTAATCATGCTGGAGAGGTATGTGCCCAAGCCCTTTATCAAGGGCAAGCTTTAACCGCTCAATTGACACATATAAAGCAACAAATGAGTGATGCTGCCGCTGAAGAAGTAGATCACCTCGCATGGTGTGAAGAGCGTCTCTATGAATTAGGCTCAAAACCCAGCCTACTTAATCCAATATGGTACAGCGGTTCCATTTTGCTCGGTGCCCTCGCAGGATTTGCCGGAGACAAAGTCAGTCTGGGCTTTGTTGCAGAAACCGAACGCCAAGTAACGGCACATTTAAAAAATCATTTGCAAAAATTACCGGTACACGATAAAAAATCACAAGCCATACTAAAACAAATGCAAGTAGATGAAGAGCAACACGCAAAGACAGCTATAGAATCAGGCGGCATTGAGCTTCCCATACCGATTAAACAGATGATGAGCTTGGTATCTAAGTTGATGACGCACAGCAGCTACCATATATAA